Genomic segment of Citrus sinensis cultivar Valencia sweet orange chromosome 7, DVS_A1.0, whole genome shotgun sequence:
AGGCATCTGTCattcataaaatgaaaaaacataCCCATAATAACTTGCaatgatttttgaaaaaacgTACCTGTAATAACTTGCAATGATTTTTGTATCTGCCTCAATGATGATCGTTGTTTATCCACAACCTCCATGTCCATACAACCAAAAGACTCAAGTGATGCAGTACATACCATCCCATTCTTTGACTTAACTTTCTTCGGAGATACTGAACAGTTCATAGGTCTCTGCATCTCAATTTTTTGCAGGCGTTCTTGCAAGGCCTGAACAGCTTCTGCTGCATGAAGACCATGTAAGTCCAACTTCCACATGTCATTTTCACTGTTCCTGATGCCTAGAATTTCTTTGGCAGCTTTGGAGTTGAGCCTTTCAGCAATTAACCATTCTTTCCGTGCCTTCAGCGAGTGCTGCTGGGCCGAAAAATGATCACCTCTTAGATAGGCATTATTGGCTGCCTTGGAGTGCTGAGATGCTGATCTGCACAGTGTAAAAAGTGAAAATCCTCAGTATCACTTATCTAGAAGTTCAACGCTcttaaatttcaaagaaatCCACTAAATCTGTTACCAAAGAAACCcaaagaaaaaagggaaagaaagaagaagaagaaaacataTCCATATAGAATAAtgtgttaaaaaattttgggatgaACATTGCATGTAGAAACATAAATGTGATTCATGCCTCAATGCAACTCAATGTCAAAAGAGTGCACAGCGATTGTGTGCATTTTTACACAAGTGGAACCTTCCTCACGAACACTTGGCCGTGCCATTTATAATCAGAggcaataaaaaatattaaaatttgattcatATCAGAAACTTGAGATCATAAAATTCGTAAAAGATTTAGATTTTCACAAAGTTATTGAGCCTGAGTTTCCATCGTGCTGCATTGAGTTTAAAACTTGCATAGGAACATATAACATCCACggcaattgaaaaaagaaaatgagttttGCTATACATTTTACCATTTCCTAGATCTTGCATCCAGAACATAGCCAAGTTTGGCATATACATCTATTATCTAGCACATCAACCCTACATTAGCCTGCATACCTCATCATCTTCATTGCATCTTTTCGATGGACCAAGTAAACATCATCCTCTTCCCACTCGGGCTCAATAGGTAGAGATGATAACCGTTCCATAATCGATTTCATACCATCATCTTTATCAGAAACATTTATCACACTGGAGGCACGTACATCTACTGATTCTATGAAGTTGTCGTTAACACCGTCCCCAGTAGTAGTGCTTAAATTAGAAAGGTCTAATGCCTTCtctaaaaaacaaatttcacCACCCTTTCTGTAACATGGAGACTCATCAATCGTAGAACTCGATTCTGCAATTTTTGTTTCCTTATTCTCTTCAGCGCTGCCACTGCTGGAAACCATTCCTTCCAATAAATTTGAGGCCCGCTTGATGTCGTTATCAACAGCTTCCATGAGATCTTCAATCAAGCTATTGTCAGCCCAAGAGTGAAGCGCTTTGAGTTTCTTGAGGGCCAAATCACGACTGTGTTGCTCAATCGCCTTATGCCCATGCTTCCCTTTATAATCACACTCATTTTCCTCTGTTAAAGTTGGAAATTCCACAGAGGGGCGAAGAACAGAGGAGAAAGGCTTTACTAACACATCAGTATTTCTTGATACATTTTCACAGTTACGAAGAGAGGTGAGAGTGCTTGATATGGGCGGATAAGAGTCCTTGTCAGTCTCAGGAGCAAGACCTTGTTTCTGCCGCTGCTTGAGATCAAAAGCAGCCCAGCCAGGTGATTTCACCCTTGTTAATGACATTTTCACATATGAAGAGCTAGAAGCGATACCAATCTTGTGTCATGCGCTGCTGTATGGCGATCGTTGGCCCCCTTCTTATGATTGAGACGGAGTCTTCAACTTGCAGTCTTGTTTTGAGGATACCACAACTCAAGGATACAACTTACAAAGGGACCTAACAGACAACagattttaaaacaaataagtttGAAATAAAAGCTGATTTTTTCCCCGCTTTCCCATTAAGAAACGGAAATGATATTCAACAGTGTTGATAAAAAAACATACAATAACACTACATAAGAAAGTAAGAAACAGGCTGCTCTTTCAATAACAGCTGTTATTGCTGTAAACAAATGCTAACGTATTTGGTAATACGAAATAACGAGTATTAACGACTATTGTAGGTTTAGTTTTCATCTAACAAATAGCAGATACTCGAAGCCGAAGGCTTTTCGTTTAACAAAAGAACCGATAGAAAATCGCCAACAATTCCAtggacccaaaaaaaaaaaaaaaaaaaacaaatagacCGTGCTTATTTCATACTAAAcgaattattaataaaaacaaacaaataaaaataaagcaacAGGGAAAACACCTGTATTTGCTGAGAGAGATAGACAAACTATACACGATTCTTCAGCGTTATTTGGGAGGGAATAATAACCAAGGCGTGAGTCGATCTAACGGCTGAGAAGAGATCAACAGAAACTTATAAGAATCAAACGGCTTGTATTGTGAAAGAAAAGCAGCTCGGACGACAGATGATGAACCACTGCATCTCTGTTTATCCATAAACTCTTTCTTCGTTGCTGCTGGTTGACTTTCGGAAACGCAGATCAAGATTTTTCTGCTGTGGTGGTTTCCTCGACCCAAGACTTCGAGGGGgtataaaaaggaaaatcacaACAGACGAACTGCCTTTCCGAATTGACTAAAATCTCCTTAACCATTAAAATAAGGATCACACGGTTCGGGGTAAAATTGGAAAATCGGTAAGTGCGGACTTTGATAAAATATtgactaaaagaaaattaacggAGACTAAAATGAAACGTTAAGGACGGTAAAAAAAAGGGGGATAAATTTGACGCAGGTAATggtattattgaaatttaaaatggaAGATCGGGATGTTTTTGTAGGTAATCCGACGGCTGAGAAGATTTGGCAGCAATTTTCAAAAGCCAATCATTCAATGAAGAGATTCGATACGTAATCCCGTATTTGAACGTTCAGAAGGTTCAGagtttgggaaaaaaataaaataaaaaaataaaaataaaaggaaactGAATCTGTGGGACAGAGAGAGAAGATGCGCGTATCGCCCTAGGCGTCATAAGTTAACAGGTAATGTGATATGTCAGTGCCATCGCCCTTGATTGATCTCTCAAATTTGACAACTCTGTTCAACTAGTCAAAGCATTTTACATCTTCTCAATTGAGCTCGAGTTCCAATCTGGTTCCTCTCTCTGTCATCGTTTAAGCATCTCCGATTTGCAATTCTTATCAAGCAAGTTCGTCTCTCCCtcatatcaaattttacaTGCGTTTCTAGCTCGatttattgattaatcttcaattttatatttaggtGTATTAAAATGACGCTTTTCGTCATCTGAATTCGGTTCAAATGTCGATCAAGTTTGAAATCAGCTGCttgaattgattaaatttgattttttttctttatgctGGATCGAACTAGCAAGTGTTGAAATTTGCACGTAATTCTctcaatttatatatttttctcaatggATCCGAGTCGACGTGTACCTTGTTACATTGACTTAATCTTAGTTATGTTACTTTCTGTTTAATTATGCTTTTGGATGCTAATTGTGGATATTAAGAAGCAAGATGCTTGCAGGGAGCAGGTGTCTGCGCCGAATATTGATTGTACATTAGCTGAGGCAGTGTACTGATTTCTTCTTGACTGATGGTTGAAGCCTCTCTGCTTGTCAAATTGCGATACTGAGTAGAATGGCATCTTTCATTTTGAACTTCGTTAATACTATGCTAAATCGGGTGAAATTGGCCTTAGATTCTCCTTCTGCCGGAGCGGTTGTTTTTGGAGTGCACATCAGCGGTAGGCTTCAAAATCCAATATACCTGCTAGTATTCTTGTCTGTTTAACAGCTGGACATTGTTTGATTTACTTAGATGTCTTTGCAATCTGATGATTCAGGTCATTTATTCGTGGAAGTTCTTCTTCTGGTGGTCATCCTTTTCCTACTTTCTCAAAAGAGTTACAAGCCTCCTAAGCGACCGCTGACAAAGAAGGTTTGTGCTGCAGTTTTATTATCAACtctatatttcatttgttcaATTCCTGTAAAAATGAAGCATTTGGGTTTCTTCTTTCAGTTAAGAATATTACTAATGGTAAGGGTGATAGGCACTTCTGTTATGATAGCAagcttaatatttattaggtGGATTCTTATTCTACAAGTTTGTTAAAAGAAGCAATAATAGTAACAAGTTACTGGCAAATCTGTCTTGTATTCATTTTTAAGTATATCCTTTATATTGGATTTATCAAGAAGGGAGGTTGGTGACTGTagtcaatttataattttttccatGGGCTTTTCTGCAAGTGTGGTCTTTGGATAATGTTCTTGACGTTGTATGGTTACACACATCACCATCTCTAGCTGCCAAGACCAGGTCTGTTTTGCTGTTTTATATGGAGAATGCTGAGTATTTTGACCTAGGCCTGCTTAAGTTGATTTCATTTCTCTCTGCTGCTGAATGAAACATATACCAATGCAATTGCAACTCTGTCTGATTTGAAATTCTAAAAGATTTAGTCAGAATTTCCTGAAAATGTTGcgaaaaactgaaaatatgtgatttttgataaatttcttgctaggatataaattaaattcaaacttttctGAAAGTATAAAATCTTTGTCCTGTGTTGTTATCTGTTAAGCATCATGACATTATCAAGAATTTCTCCATCTAACGTATGTGATTAAATGTATTTCTTCCTTTATGAGGTTCATCTGTTTATGCATGTATATTCAATTTgccattatatttattatctcTCATTTGAGCTATATTTATCAAGGCTAAGTTATGGACATAGTGTTGTATGGtgtatttttagattttaatttgtactaaatcttttgatttaatatcctataaaaaaaaagtcttttggTAATACCACCTATTTTGGTGTTGGTTATCTTGCATCTTACGAACATTGCTTAAATATTTTGCATGATGACCGTAGGAAATAGATGAGCTATGTGATGAGTGGGTTCCAGAATCCCTTATTCCACCGATTATAGAAGAGATGCAATGTGAGCCTCCAGTGCTGGAAAggtgaaaaaagaaagtttttttttatggtagAATTCTATTTGactcttgaaaaattatatttcttgtacttttatattatatattattttctggCCTGCCATCTTGGATTCAGTGAATACCGTCtatcttcttattattaattttatgttccttttttttcctgctCTCTTTACATCAGTTGAGTTTCTTTCATTGTCATTACTGCAAATATCATATGAATTAAAGTGTAATTTACAAAACCAATGTTATTCGCATTaccttttcttaaataaatttgatctcggtgtttgtaaaaataatttttcttttgtgtaaAATGTTTGTTTTATAAGATACTTGCAGGAAATTGTCATATTGAGATTATAAATTCTTTCTAGTCACTTATTGTCCAGAGTCAtgcaacttaaaattttatacacATTAAATATTATGCCCTGACCACACAGTAGTCAAATAGTATTCTGAAAGATAGCCTGGCTGATGAGTTGCTTTTTATGCAGTGCTGCAGGGCCGCATACAATAATTAGTGGAAAAGAAGTTGTGAATTTTGCTTCAGCAAATTATCTTGGATTGATAGGACATGAGAAATTACTTGTAAGAAAGACTGTTTTCattgtcaaattaattttttccccATGATAATAGATTTTGTTGGATAGATCAgtcataaaaatattctacCTTAGGAGTCATGTACCTCTGCATTGGAGAAATATGGTGTCGGCTCTTGTGGACCTCGTGGCTTCTATGGAACAATAGGTCAGACTGAGCTTTGCAACTACTTTCAAAATGGACTAAACTGAagttacttttgtttttttttttaactatatgGGCATGATGCACATTTTTACAAGTTTCTTTGTTCAGATGTTCACCTTGATTGTGAGGCCAGAATTGCTAAGTTTCTTGGAACTCCTGATTCAATCCTCTATTCTTATGGACTTTCCACCATGTTCAGTGCAATTCCCTGTTTCTGCAAAAAAGGAGATCTCATTGTTGCGTAAGTATTGGAGTCTTGTAAGTTAAACTTTCagtgctctctctctctctcttccccccccccccccccccccaaagaGAGAGTAAATTTAGAGTTTGCATTATGATTTAAATCAGTTATTGTAAGATGATCAGTATTTCTAACGGTAGTAAGtggaaatgtaattatttctCCTTTCTGTGTGTGTCATTGCTGTGGCCTCAATTTGTTGAcctaatataatttttgttcaatttagaattttcCCTTGCTAAATGACATTTCACTGTCCTTACTAATATATGATTACATCTAGAGATGCCAATTTATGACATTGGCGTTGATCTTGCTCTTTCATGATATTGCCTAATAACCTCTTTGACAAtattaaatggagaaacagCTGTATTGGCGATTGGAAATTTTGAACCATATGGGATTAATTTGAGTTATAACTAATCAGATGCTTTAAAGGAATGATTTACATGGTTATAAGAGCAATACTTTAAGCCACAATGTTTCTTGTTTCCcctattttctaatatttgatggtactcttttcattaattactTGGTAGCTTCCTTATATTGGCTCAGGATTGGAGCTTTTGCTTCTTAATTAGTTTTCTAAATAGAAGTTgttcttgttttcttcttccaGTGATGAGGGAGTGCATTGGGGAATTCAAAATGGCCTTTATCTCTCTAGAAGTACAGTTGTCTACTTCAAGCACAATGACATGGATTCTTTACGAAATACTTTGGAGAGGGTCACTGCTGATAACAAGCGGGCTAAGAAACTACGACGCTACATTGTGGTTGAGGCCGTGTATCAGGTATCCCTTGTGAAATGCTACATTTGCTACTTATGTCCTTGATGTTTAAATGTAATTTGAAATGCTAGAGTGagataagaaataataaaaatttttatgctAAAATTTGTAGAATTCTGGGCAAATAGCGCCGTTGGATGAGTTAATCAGATTGAAGGAGAAATACCGGTTCCGTGTTTTTCTGGATGAGAGTAACTCATTTGGTGTACTTGGTCGTTCTGGCAGAGGCCTTACTGAGCATTGTGGAGTTCCGGTATGTTCTGAAGATTTATTAtgctattatttttgttttaatctcTGTGACTTATGGTGGTATGGCCTTGTAGGTTGACAAGATAGATATTGTAACTGCTGCTATGGGACATGCATTGGCCACTGAGGGGGGATTCTGCACGGGTAGTGCTCGAGTTGTTGATCACCAAGTATGTAAATTATGCTTTATGAAAACCATCTAGATTTGAGTTGCAGTTTAATATTGTTTCTGAAAACGTTTCCAATATTGCAACAAGTCATAAACATATTAAATGCATTCGGTGctgcatttgaaaaatatgaattgaatgAGATTAAATTCAGTCAAAGTTAGCAGCACCAACTTGCGGTTGTTTTATGCGTTTTTGGAAAATGAGATTTGTGAAAACATATTTCTACTCTATTTCTCAAGATTAATAGCACTTGACTTActttcattcttttcattCTCCAACAACTACTATCAAGAATCAAGATACACTACTAGGTCTAGGTGCATCCTCTGATCCTTCAAATGCAAATTGATTCTCTTTTCATTTcacccaaaagaaaaacaaacaaaaatgaaagataaagaaGGTTGTGAAACAATACTGAAAAGTTCTGAACTATTAAGATGAACACGGAAATTTTGGCAAATGtttatatctttattaatttacaaatgctAATTACTGGCAGCGATTGAGCAGTTCTGGATATGTTTTTTCTGCTTCTTTGCCCCCATACCTTGCGAGTGCTGCAATTACTGCTATTGATGtccttgaagaaaatcctgatTTGATAACAAAACTGAAGATAAACACTGCCATATTGCGGACAGGTAGGTTTCTAAATCACTTTTTACCATCATAAACTTGCTTCATGTTCTGATcccaaaaaatttttttttttacttttttggtTATATATTGGTGTAAGCATTCATAAAGGTTGTTTGCATTTTCATATATAACATTGTGATGGCTTTTAAGAATTAGTGCTTGATATGATGTAAGACGTTATTTTGGATTAtagaattttgttattttagatCTTTcgatattttctcttttaattaaaatcagtTATGGTATGtgttttagtattttatttccattataatTGCGATTTAGTTTCTCTACTAAGTTAACTTATGGAAGTAGGTTTattctattataaatagaaaggTCTTATTATTGTTCTCATAATTTCAActtcaattattcaataaaacccCTCTTCATAATTCCTTTGggattatttatcaaaatctctctTGTAGAGTCGTTTAGATTATAACGTCATCTAATCTCACTTTTAAACGTTGTCAAAATCTGATTGAGTTGTTTGGATTAGAACGAGATCTAATCACACTTCGATTAGAGTGTAACCTAGTCTGGTTGGCTTGGTCTGGTGTTAGAACGATATTTAGTGTTTTTCTACCCTATCAATTTGCTTCTGCTACCCCACCCTGTCATGATAGAGCATGCCTTCACAACaatcaaatcttttttattggTAGCATGGAAATTGAATGATTCTTGGCAATTGAATGATTCTGGTGGTGTACCTAAGAACTGAATTTGGAGTTATCCTTGACTTTTTGTATTGGGCCACCGCAGGCTTATCGGATATTCATGGGCTCTCAATTGCGAGTAACCCAGAATCACCCATTGTTTTTCTCATCCTAGAAAAGTCAACAGGTTCAATGAAAAATGATCTACAGCTGCTTGAGGATATTGCTGATTGGGTAAGCATTGTTCTTTGGCGTCATACTTGAatctttatttgttatttgtttagTCAATATCTGTGTTGATTCggttttcttttgcttttacaTTTGCAGGCTTTGAAGGAAGACGGTGTATTTGTTGTCACTTCGAAAAGATCAATGCTCGATAAATGTCGTCTGCCTGTGGGAATTAGATTATTTGTTTCTGCTGCCCATTCAGAAGCTGACCTGGTGAAAGCTTGTGAATCTTTGAAGAGAATTTCTGCAGTGGTGCTGAGGGACCGTAATTGAGTTATTCACACAGCATCTCATACTGCACCAGTTCCATTGCATCGGATATGTTTCTGAATTGGCATTCATCTGTCAAACAATTTTGTTATTCAGGTATGCTCCCAAAGGGCTGCAGTTGTTGATAATTGTGTGTCATTCAttgtattcatttttaattgtgtttttCTTCGTGCTGCTTCCCAGCATGGAGCATGTTCAACTTAGCTCGAAGCTTTTCAGAACGACAGAATTTGCTGACTTTTGTTAGTTAACAATAGAGAGATAGATGGTTTACTTTAGGGTAGATTGTTTACTTTACGGTATTAATAATTGCAGTTAcctttgattttgttttttcttcttttttttttggggtgggTGGGGGTAAGTCTGCAGTTGCTGCAAAGCTTTTAGCATGGCTTTAGACAAACAGTAATGGTTTTGATGACTAATTAAAACTGAGCATGAAATTATCTACAACTTTAGCCTCATAAAGTTTTGAATGTATAAGAACTGATATCAAATTGTGTATGCCTAGATTTACCTAAACTCTTCTGCTATCTAACAACCGTACAATGATCTAATCTGAATATCTGATATAccccattaaaaataaaatgaatagaATTTTCTGGAAGTGTCCAAATGTTCTCAAGTAATCCAATTAATTTAAGAGAACTAAACTTATTAGCTTTAAGCTGGCTGCCAGCCATTTGCAAAATCACACGTAGTGGATCATGAACTAGCAGTTCCATGTTATATAGGATTCCTTTCTTGTGAATAATTGTGAATCCGATTCCTTGTGTTTTTAAGACCAATAAATAATTTGCTGAGTTGTACATGGGCGGGAGACCTCTGATATTTTGTAGGAAAATGTTATTTGCGTAAGGTGTTGTGcatgacaaataaaataagaatactTGCttgtaaagataaaattaattaaatgaatgaatttatttcttttaaacgTTTGTTGTTTTCAGTGGTCACGTGTAATATTATGCGTCATTTCACGTGTAAATAGTATTACTCTATCTTAAATATATGTTGTTTCCAGGATATATTACGCCATTTGTGAGCGCCATGAAATATGTGTATATGAATTTTTCAAGCTTGTAATGGTTATGCCAATGGTCTCATAACCTATTGGCAACGCCTACGCTCTTAGAGTATATGGATTCAACTCATTTGAGTTTGGATAAAATAGAATATTGAGCTGCATCATAATAGacttaatgtaaaataatcatgatagattttttttaataaatatcagtAAATTTCGATTgtaatatacatataaaaaaaagttatatcaCACTATGTAGTAATCAGAATCTAGCTATAAAATTAAGCTTAAAAAACAACACCTTAATTAACTTTTCACAGAAAATCAGTTCCAATACAGTGTACTGAAATTAATTCTAGCTCACAATAAAattcggaaaaaaaaaaaactatgcaGAAATCCGTCTACGGTACAGAGCAACTTTAAACAAATGCATGGAAAGGATATCGTGACTATAACTGCAGTACAACACTTGTAATTTCTTTgatgaatttaaagataatgaAGGGCATAGTATTCTGCTTCCAAGATGAATATGAAGCATCATATAATCTTTTGAACTCAAACTAATGTCATACTCATTTGGAAGCAGAGCACTTTAACTTTCACCATGATGATGATCACGACGATGATgattagaaaatcaaaaggaATAGAGATGTTATTTAATCCCATCGTCTACCAATCCGAGTtggtgaaaatttttatgctGGTTTGCTGTGGATCATGCTCGATCACCAATGTGAGTGgttttttgaactttttttttctgttgt
This window contains:
- the LOC102615172 gene encoding long chain base biosynthesis protein 1, with the translated sequence MASFILNFVNTMLNRVKLALDSPSAGAVVFGVHISGHLFVEVLLLVVILFLLSQKSYKPPKRPLTKKEIDELCDEWVPESLIPPIIEEMQCEPPVLESAAGPHTIISGKEVVNFASANYLGLIGHEKLLESCTSALEKYGVGSCGPRGFYGTIDVHLDCEARIAKFLGTPDSILYSYGLSTMFSAIPCFCKKGDLIVADEGVHWGIQNGLYLSRSTVVYFKHNDMDSLRNTLERVTADNKRAKKLRRYIVVEAVYQNSGQIAPLDELIRLKEKYRFRVFLDESNSFGVLGRSGRGLTEHCGVPVDKIDIVTAAMGHALATEGGFCTGSARVVDHQRLSSSGYVFSASLPPYLASAAITAIDVLEENPDLITKLKINTAILRTGLSDIHGLSIASNPESPIVFLILEKSTGSMKNDLQLLEDIADWALKEDGVFVVTSKRSMLDKCRLPVGIRLFVSAAHSEADLVKACESLKRISAVVLRDRN
- the LOC102616139 gene encoding uncharacterized protein LOC102616139, which produces MSLTRVKSPGWAAFDLKQRQKQGLAPETDKDSYPPISSTLTSLRNCENVSRNTDVLVKPFSSVLRPSVEFPTLTEENECDYKGKHGHKAIEQHSRDLALKKLKALHSWADNSLIEDLMEAVDNDIKRASNLLEGMVSSSGSAEENKETKIAESSSTIDESPCYRKGGEICFLEKALDLSNLSTTTGDGVNDNFIESVDVRASSVINVSDKDDGMKSIMERLSSLPIEPEWEEDDVYLVHRKDAMKMMRSASQHSKAANNAYLRGDHFSAQQHSLKARKEWLIAERLNSKAAKEILGIRNSENDMWKLDLHGLHAAEAVQALQERLQKIEMQRPMNCSVSPKKVKSKNGMVCTASLESFGCMDMEVVDKQRSSLRQIQKSLQVITGIGNHSRGQAALPKAVKNFLSESRYRFDEARPGVITVRPKFRQR